AATAATACGATTTTCAAGCCCCATTACAACATCCAAGTTGCGTAAGCCGATATCAGTGTCTACTAGACACACGCGCTTTCCAGCTAATGCTAGAGCAGTACCTAAATTGGCTGATGTCGTTGTTTTTCCAACTCCACCTTTACCAGACGTAACAACAATAGCCTCTCCCACTGTCAAATTCTCCTTTCTACCCTGGTCAAATTCGGTCTTAGATGCGGTAAAGCTTGCACGCGATCTATCACCATTTGATCATTATCATCTAAGTATGCACATTCCATTATATTCTCTTCCTTCTCACTGCGCTCTTCTTCTGATCGGGTAATGATATCAGCAATGCGCAGCTGTGAAGGTTTCATTAACGATGCAGCAATAACGGCGTTTTTATTGCCGCGATATCCTGCATGAGCAATCCCTTTTAAAGCACCTAATACAAATAAATTTCCTCCAGCTACAACGGTTCCTCCGGGATTTACGTCTCCGACTAGAAGCAAATCGCCTTCTACATGGAGAACCTGTCCTGAACGAACTACCTTTGTAACAGATACTAATTCACTTTCTTCTCTTACTCGGACTGCATCTTGCTTTAAAATAACGTTACTATCAATTTGTTTAACTACTAAATACTGATTTTCTTCTATGAGCGCCTTCAATTCGGTTTCCTGCTCTGTAGTTAAATAACGATTTCCGATTTTGACATACACTGTGACGATTTGATCGGCATCGCCATGCTTATTTGTCAAAAGCTTCGTCTTAAGTTCCGTCAAAAGCTCTGCAAATGAACATGTATCATTGAGATGCAACGTTAATCCATCTTTTGTTCCTTTAATTGTCACATTTTGTTGCTTTTGTTTATTCAAGACGCTCACCTCAACGAATATATAATTTCGACAGAGACTTACTCAATTCCTTTTTTTCGTTTCTTCAATCAGCATTTTTATCACATCACGAACGAGAAGCGTAATATATTTTCGGATCAGCGTTCATCGATAAATTTAGCGAAATATTGAAAACATCTTTGAAGCGGAAATGCAAAAATGAGTGCAAATATGGCATTTAAAATGATGGTTGCGTAAAATCGCTCTTGCAAGAAGCGACCAATGGTCATATCGGATATATTAATAATGCTATTAATTCCATATACATAAAACTCAATAATGGCTACAGCTAATAGCGACATGCAGATCACGATAAGCGTATTTTGCTGAAAAATCTTCATTAGTTTTGATACGATATAGCATACGGCCGGCAATCCAAGCGCGTATACTCCTAAGACATCCGTAAAGGCAATATCGTACATGAATCCAAGGATTACCCCATATAGCATCGCTTGCTTTGGGTGATAATACACTGCCATAAAAGCCAGTACCACTACAACAAAGTGAGGCGATAGAATCCAGTCTCGCCATGGTGATGCCATGGCGACAAAATTAACAAAGATACTTTCAAACATAAAAACGACAAGCACGAGAATAGGAAGGACAAACCGCTTCATCAGTTAGCCTCCTCCGCCCCTAAATCGTCTTCAGCAGCGGGCGCACTTCTTTTAGCTACAACTACGTTATCTAAGTCATACAAGTCAGCAGCAGGTTTGATATAAGCTTTTTTCGTTAATCCATATTCATCAGGCTCAATTTTTGTGATAACGCCAATTGGAAGATTGCTAGGAAAAATGCCGTCTTCTTGTCCTAGACCGGACGTTACTACTTTTTGCTTTTCTTTAATATCAGCATCAAAAGGAATACGACGCATAACAAGCGCCTGTTCTTTATCATCATAGCCTTCAATTAAACCAAACACTTCTTTTTTAGCCTGAATTTTAGCAGATACACGGTTTGTACGATCTGATGAACTAATTAACTGCACAGTAGATGTGAACTTAGATGCATGCTTCACTTTACCAATCAGCCCTTCAGGAGTCATAACAGCCATATTTTCCTGTACATTATGAACCGTCCCTTTATCAATGGCAATTACCTCATGCCAACGGTCTGGATTACGAGCAATAACTGTTGCTTCGATTGGATTGTATTGACTTAAATCCGTTTTTTTGTCGAGCTGTGCTCTTAATTTTTTATTTTCTTGCTGCAAAGCGTTGGCTTTCGTTTCTAATTGCATGCGTTCGTCTAAACGGGCTTTTAATACCTCGTTTTCTTCGTATGTACGCTTTAAGTCACCTACATTCTGAAAGAAACCCGCTACAAATTGTGCGGGTTCATTAAAGGTAGCCTGAACAAGACCAACCGTATCTTTGACAAACTGTTCAGGCCACGTTACATTTTTACGACCATTTAACGAAAAACCAATCAATGCCACTAATACAATAATACTGACCAATAAAATAACTAAACGTTTATTTAAGAAAAATTGTGGCACGATCTACACCTCTTAATATTTAGCGATATGAATCGCTTGTACGATTTTTAAATAAATCAATGTGTTCTAACGCTTTACCAGTTCCAATTGCAACACAGTCAAGCGGATCTTCTGCGATGACAACCGGCATATTTGTTTCTTCACTAATAACTTTATCTAAATTACGTAGCAATGCGCCACCGCCTGTTAATACAATACCGCGATCCATAATATCTGCCGCAAGTTCAGGTGGTGTTTTTTCTAATGTACTTTTTACTGAATCGACAATAGAAGCCACTGTATCTTTTAGCGCTTCTGCAATTTCTTCTGCTGAAATTTCGATTGTTTTCGGTAGACCTGTTAGTAAGTCACGTCCGCGAATTTCCATGTTTTCAATACCTTCTGGAATTCCGGCAGAACCGACTTCTACTTTTAATGCTTCTGACGTACGCTCACCGATCATTAAATTGTAATTCTTGCGAATATATTGAATAATCGCTTCATCCATCTCGTCCCCAGCGATACGGATTGACTGACATGTTACGATTCCGCCTAAAGAAATAATCGCAACTTCTGTTGTTCCTCCACCAATATCTACTACCATACTTCCCGTTGGCTCCCAAACCGGTAGATTGGCGCCGATTGCTGCAGCAAACGGTTCTTCAATTGTATACGCATCACGCGCGCCAGCCTGACGAGTCGCATCAATAACGGCACGCTTCTCAACAGCTGTAATGCCAGAAGGTACACAAACCATTACATACGGCTTACCCGCAAACAAACTTTTTGTTTTTTGAGCTTGATTGATGTAATATTTCATCATCGTCGCAGTTGTTTCGTAATCTGCAATAACTCCATCTTTCATTGGACGAAGGGCTACTACGTTCCCAGGTGTACGACCAATCATATTTTTTGCATCGTTACCTACCGCAACGATTTGTTTTGTATCAGTTTGCAAAGCCACAACAGACGGCTCACGCACAACAATTCCTTTTCCTTTTACATAAACGAGCGTATTTGCAGTACCCAAATCTATTCCAAGGTCTCTAGTACCGATTCCAAACATGTGTCTCTTCCTTTCTCTTACCAAAATGCAAAGGTAAAAATTCCATAATTCAATTTCTTCATTTCATAAGTAACATTTTTTATTTTCTATACTTTTTTCATAGATGTCAACGCCAAATATTGTATGATAAAAAGTCATACTTTGTCTATTAATAACGAATGATTGTAAAGAACTTGTCATTTAAAATCATGACTACTATTATAACCCAAGGATTTTAAAAAGCATAGCCTTACATGTATCCTTTTTCTTTTAAACTAATATATTTTCGATCTCCGATAATTAAATGATCTAACAATTCAATTCCTATGATAAATCCGCACTCTTTTAAGCGCTTCGTTACCTCTATATCTTCTCTGCTGGGAGTAGGGTCGCCGGAGGGATGATTATGAATACAAATAAGAGATGCAGCTGAACGGCGAAAGGCTTCTTTAAATACTTCTCTTGGATGGACAATAGATGAATTGAGGCTTCCGATAAAAATGGTTTGCTTGTGGAGAACTTGATTTTTCGTGTTGAGGTATAAACAGACGAAATGCTCTTGGGACAGCACGCGCATTTCTTCCATCACATAATTAGCTCCGTCTTCAGGGCCATGAATGGTATATCGCTCACTAGATTTCCGCTGTACAATCCTCTTACCTATTTCAATAGCCGCTATAATTTGAATCGCTTTTGCAGGTCCGATACCTTTAATATTCATCATTTCATCAAGCGATGCATGCTGTAAAAGTTGAAGACCTTCAAAATGCGTTAATATGCGATTGGACAGCTGAAGAACAGATTCATCTTTGGTTCCGGTGCGCAGCAAAATAGCAATAAGCTCGTGGTTAGAAAGACTAGAAGCACCCATTGCCACAAGGCGCTCTCGAGGTCTTTCATCTTGAGGAAAATCTTTAATTAGCAATGATTGATCCAATTTCGTCACTCCTTTTTAGTAGACGAAACCGTATTGTTTTAGCTCACGTATTGTTCGGGAGAGCGGCAAGCCCACCACGGAGAAATAGTCTCCTTCAATTTTTTTAACTAGCGCAGCACCGAGACCTTGAATTCCATAAGAACCAGCCTTATCCATAGGCTCTCCTGACTCTACGTACTGTACGATTTCATCTTGTTCAATCGGCCAAAACTCTACATCAGTTTGTTCATAAAACGTATGAACTTTTGCATTTGATACGAACGCTACTCCAGTTAACACCTGATGTTTTTGACCTGACAGCATCGTAAGTGTTTCAATCGCTTCTTGTTTCGTTTTTGGCTTTCCTAAAATACGATTGCCATATACGACAACTGTATCGGCGCCTAGGACCATATCCTCTTTATAATGCGAAGCGACGTCCACTGCTTTTTGCCTAGCTAAATCCATTACTACCTCGGACGGAGTGTATGATGGATTGACGATTTCTTCAATTGTACTAACGTGAACGGTAAAGGAAATGTGAAGCTGCTGAAGTAATTCTTTTCGACGAGGAGAGCCTGAGGCTAAAATTAATGTTTGTTTCATACATCTCACCTTTGCATTTTGATTTAAAAAAAGAAGGACACACCGTTATTTTAGCAATTTCATCTCTAAATGACAATAAACAAGTGAGGCAGCATTACACTACCTCACCTGTTAAGACGTTACAAGGCTTTCATACTGCTGAAGAGCTTTTAACACGTATCCCTGAGCAAGCCAAGCGTCTTTACTGCTTTTATTGTCTTCATATGAAGAAAGAGAAGCCGCAGCCTTTTGAAGGGTTCTCACCATGGTTTTAATGTCTTCATTTGACGCTTCTTTCTGAACTTTTGTCAGCTCTTTTTTCAAAGATTTGATATCGGCTACCCGCTCTCCCTCAATCGCTTTAACAGATTGATCTAAGAGATTAGCCATAAACGGCTGCGCTGTTGTTATAACCGTTTGATCTTTTTTCCCTAATTCGCTGGTGGGCTTAATTTCATAAGACTTTACATATACATCTTTACCTTGTTGTTTATACGTTTTACTAAGTGCCTTTGCTTTTTCTTCTCCAGTGGCAGCACCAACGACAAGAGAATAGGTTTTAGGTGAAAAAATCTCGCCTGCTTCGTTCTCTTCTTTCCATTTATCCATTGCTTTATTTGCAGCAGTTTTTGATGAAAAAGCACCTGCTTGCACAATGTAAAAGGAAAAAGGGTCTAAAGTAGAAGCAGCAGCTGACGTATCCTTCGATTCCTGTTCGCTTTTCTTTTCAGCTTTACCAACACTTTCAGTGGCAGACGCTGTTTGAGCAGCTTTTTCTTCTTTCGCTCGCTCACTTGTTTGTGCTTTTCCTACAGGCTGTTCGCTTCCTGTCATCATTTTCACACCAACCATACCGATGCCGCTGCCTATTCCGACTGCTAGTAATACAATCACAGCCGTTCGTTTGATCACACCGCCGTTTACTGTTTTAATCGAAACATTTTTAGGGTGTAATCGCGGCTTTTTCTTCTTTTCATTTCTTACATCTTCAATAAACACCACTTTATTTTCTTCCACATGAGAATCTTTGGATGCCGGTTCCGGAAGAACCCACGTAAATTCGTCTTTTTCCGGCGCTTGTTCTTCCTTCTCATCCTTAGATTGACCATTGATTTTAATTGAAATTTTTCGTTCCTGCTTGTCCACTGCCCCACCGCCTTTAGTTAACGTAGTCTTAGTACCGGTTGTAAGCTGAGGTAAACCGACATAAAACATACACTTTTTTCCATGCTATCATAGAAGAAAAAAAAAATAACAAGACATTTGTCGTCTTGTTACAAAAGGTTTTCGCTATTTAGTTACAGAAATTTTAACTTTGTCGAAGACTTGAAGCTCAATAAAAATAGTTGCTAACATACCAATCTATCAATTCGTTTCCATGAAAATAAGCAGCGATTGTCCCTATAAAAATAAAAGGAACGAAAGGAATTGGTACACCTACCTTTGCCTTTTTCATTAATAATGCTCCTATACTAACGGTTCCGCCTATTAATATAGCTAAAAAAAGTGATAGCAAAACAAGCTTTACTCCAAGCACAATACCAATCAAACCATACAATTTAATATCTCCTTCTCCAAGGCCTCCTCTGCTGAGAAATGCGATTAGAAAGAGGAGAAAAAATGCGATTCCTCCTCCCATTAAAGAATCACTCCACGAAGTTAATGGAATGAAAAGACGCTCAAGAAGAAAGATAGGCAAAAAGAAAAGCAGCACCTTATTTGGGACAATCATATAGGCTATATCTGAGACAACGATAATTGTTAAAAAAGAAACAAAAGTTAATATGACAATCAGTTCTAACGTCATATTCAATTTTAAAAAAGCATATACAAATAAACTTCCTGTCGAAAATTCTACGAACGGGTAGATGAAGGAGATTTTTTTGCGACACATACTACATTTTCCTGCATTTTTAATGTAGGAGACTACGGGGATTAACTGTTGTGGAGAAAGAACGTATAAACAGTGTGGACAATGAGATCTTGGAGATAAAATAGATTTTCCCTGAGGAATTCTAAGGCCTGCTACGTTGTAAAATGAACCTAGAGTGATACCTGAAACGAATAGATAAAGGTAAATTATACTCATACGACTCCTTCCATTTCAGGGGTATAGAATACTAACTGTAGATTTTCTTTTGAATGG
The genomic region above belongs to Priestia megaterium and contains:
- the minC gene encoding septum site-determining protein MinC — encoded protein: MNKQKQQNVTIKGTKDGLTLHLNDTCSFAELLTELKTKLLTNKHGDADQIVTVYVKIGNRYLTTEQETELKALIEENQYLVVKQIDSNVILKQDAVRVREESELVSVTKVVRSGQVLHVEGDLLLVGDVNPGGTVVAGGNLFVLGALKGIAHAGYRGNKNAVIAASLMKPSQLRIADIITRSEEERSEKEENIMECAYLDDNDQMVIDRVQALPHLRPNLTRVERRI
- the mreD gene encoding rod shape-determining protein MreD — protein: MKRFVLPILVLVVFMFESIFVNFVAMASPWRDWILSPHFVVVVLAFMAVYYHPKQAMLYGVILGFMYDIAFTDVLGVYALGLPAVCYIVSKLMKIFQQNTLIVICMSLLAVAIIEFYVYGINSIINISDMTIGRFLQERFYATIILNAIFALIFAFPLQRCFQYFAKFIDER
- the mreC gene encoding rod shape-determining protein MreC; translated protein: MPQFFLNKRLVILLVSIIVLVALIGFSLNGRKNVTWPEQFVKDTVGLVQATFNEPAQFVAGFFQNVGDLKRTYEENEVLKARLDERMQLETKANALQQENKKLRAQLDKKTDLSQYNPIEATVIARNPDRWHEVIAIDKGTVHNVQENMAVMTPEGLIGKVKHASKFTSTVQLISSSDRTNRVSAKIQAKKEVFGLIEGYDDKEQALVMRRIPFDADIKEKQKVVTSGLGQEDGIFPSNLPIGVITKIEPDEYGLTKKAYIKPAADLYDLDNVVVAKRSAPAAEDDLGAEEAN
- a CDS encoding rod shape-determining protein is translated as MFGIGTRDLGIDLGTANTLVYVKGKGIVVREPSVVALQTDTKQIVAVGNDAKNMIGRTPGNVVALRPMKDGVIADYETTATMMKYYINQAQKTKSLFAGKPYVMVCVPSGITAVEKRAVIDATRQAGARDAYTIEEPFAAAIGANLPVWEPTGSMVVDIGGGTTEVAIISLGGIVTCQSIRIAGDEMDEAIIQYIRKNYNLMIGERTSEALKVEVGSAGIPEGIENMEIRGRDLLTGLPKTIEISAEEIAEALKDTVASIVDSVKSTLEKTPPELAADIMDRGIVLTGGGALLRNLDKVISEETNMPVVIAEDPLDCVAIGTGKALEHIDLFKNRTSDSYR
- the radC gene encoding RadC family protein, which codes for MDQSLLIKDFPQDERPRERLVAMGASSLSNHELIAILLRTGTKDESVLQLSNRILTHFEGLQLLQHASLDEMMNIKGIGPAKAIQIIAAIEIGKRIVQRKSSERYTIHGPEDGANYVMEEMRVLSQEHFVCLYLNTKNQVLHKQTIFIGSLNSSIVHPREVFKEAFRRSAASLICIHNHPSGDPTPSREDIEVTKRLKECGFIIGIELLDHLIIGDRKYISLKEKGYM
- a CDS encoding Maf family protein → MKQTLILASGSPRRKELLQQLHISFTVHVSTIEEIVNPSYTPSEVVMDLARQKAVDVASHYKEDMVLGADTVVVYGNRILGKPKTKQEAIETLTMLSGQKHQVLTGVAFVSNAKVHTFYEQTDVEFWPIEQDEIVQYVESGEPMDKAGSYGIQGLGAALVKKIEGDYFSVVGLPLSRTIRELKQYGFVY
- a CDS encoding SPOR domain-containing protein translates to MFYVGLPQLTTGTKTTLTKGGGAVDKQERKISIKINGQSKDEKEEQAPEKDEFTWVLPEPASKDSHVEENKVVFIEDVRNEKKKKPRLHPKNVSIKTVNGGVIKRTAVIVLLAVGIGSGIGMVGVKMMTGSEQPVGKAQTSERAKEEKAAQTASATESVGKAEKKSEQESKDTSAAASTLDPFSFYIVQAGAFSSKTAANKAMDKWKEENEAGEIFSPKTYSLVVGAATGEEKAKALSKTYKQQGKDVYVKSYEIKPTSELGKKDQTVITTAQPFMANLLDQSVKAIEGERVADIKSLKKELTKVQKEASNEDIKTMVRTLQKAAASLSSYEDNKSSKDAWLAQGYVLKALQQYESLVTS
- a CDS encoding prepilin peptidase yields the protein MSIIYLYLFVSGITLGSFYNVAGLRIPQGKSILSPRSHCPHCLYVLSPQQLIPVVSYIKNAGKCSMCRKKISFIYPFVEFSTGSLFVYAFLKLNMTLELIVILTFVSFLTIIVVSDIAYMIVPNKVLLFFLPIFLLERLFIPLTSWSDSLMGGGIAFFLLFLIAFLSRGGLGEGDIKLYGLIGIVLGVKLVLLSLFLAILIGGTVSIGALLMKKAKVGVPIPFVPFIFIGTIAAYFHGNELIDWYVSNYFY